In one window of Gorilla gorilla gorilla isolate KB3781 chromosome 2, NHGRI_mGorGor1-v2.1_pri, whole genome shotgun sequence DNA:
- the TEX55 gene encoding testis-specific expressed protein 55 isoform X5, which produces MEEPPQEALAEPLKHESPAAPSSAGHTKGQEEDDQKNQAKRKADNHTAHRIADQTALRVPSQAESSIFSQATNGVAEQNGHSTPGQTGRRASNPADVSDLRADDQVNQTPSEQTEGKASSQANNVQYEQSDGQVSGLTEERTAEQTERRLPSQAERRTSGQIDGRLSMPSDQRGSRQIDHRMSGQAERRTSEQISGRLSTQSNRRASKQTDHRMAGQSERRASQQTDRRMSGEAERRTSEQITHRLSKLSERRPSVQIDSGSSIPSDRSPSVQIDSGSSVPSDQRPSVQIDRRMSGKVRRRSSEKTDYRLAGLADQGTSEQTDLRLYGLVDHKTSVKTHHQVYGQATELAEHQAIDQAHSNADQPPVDNAHYTEPDQIDHLADRQANHKDQLSYYETLGQSEDRTFPQLGNSKEDKEADYRVQPCKFEDSQVDLNSKPSVEMETQNATTIPAYNPADARFTSNFQAKDQALFPRLPSISSKLNYTSSQEKTQAIVTKSITENLVYEKPEDPLNFMLCQVQEMMKKRDKM; this is translated from the exons ATGGAAGAGCCTCCGCAAGAGGCTCTGGCTGAACCCTTGAAACATGAAAGCCCAGCCGCTCCCTCAAGTGCTGGCCATACTAAGGGCCAGGAAGAAGACGACCAGAAGAACCAGGCCAAAAGGAAGGCAGATAACCACACTGCTCACAGAATAGCTGACCAGACTGCCCTAAGAGTGCCTAGCCAGGCTGAATCCAGCATATTTAGCCAAGCTACCAACGGAGTAGCTGAACAAAATGGGCATAGTACACCTGGTCAGACTGGCCGCAGAGCATCCAACCCTGCTGATGTTTCTGACCTTAGAGCAGATGATCAGGTTAACCAAACACCGTCTGAACAGACTGAAGGCAAGGCATCTAGCCAAGCTAATAATGTACAGTATGAACAGAGTGATGGTCAGGTGTCTGGCCTGACGGAGGAAAGAACTGCTGAACAGACTGAACGAAGATTACCTAGCCAGGCTGAGAGAAGAACTTCTGGGCAGATTGATGGTAGACTGTCTATGCCATCTGACCAGAGAGGTTCCAGACAGATTGACCACAGAATGTCAGGCCAGGCTGAGAGAAGAACTTCCGAGCAGATTAGTGGTAGATTATCTACACAGTCTAACCGAAGAGCTTCTAAACAGACCGACCACAGAATGGCAGGCCAGTCTGAGAGAAGAGCTTCCCAGCAGACGGACCGCAGAATGTCTGGCGAGGCTGAGCGAAGAACTTCTGAGCAGATTACACACAGATTATCCAAACTATCTGAGAGAAGACCTTCTGTGCAGATTGACAGTGGGTCATCCATCCCATCTGACCGAAGTCCTTCTGTACAGATTGACAGTGGATCGTCCGTACCATCTGACCAAAGACCTTCCGTACAGATTGACCGCAGAATGTCAGGGAAAGTTAGGAGAAGAAGTTCTGAGAAGACTGACTACAGATTGGCTGGCCTGGCTGACCAAGGAACTTCTGAGCAGACTGACCTCAGATTGTATGGCCTCGTTGACCACAAAACATCTGTAAAGACTCACCACCAAGTGTATGGCCAAGCCACTGAACTAGCTGAACACCAGGCTATTGACCAAGCTCATAGTAATGCTGATCAACCTCCAGTTGACAATGCTCACTACACTGAACCTGACCAGATTGACCACTTAGCAGACAGACAAGCTAATCATAAAGACCAGCTGTCTTACTATGAAACACTTGGCCAGTCTGAAGACAGAACATTTCCCCAGTTAGGCAACAGCAAAGAGGACAAAGAGGCTGACTACAGAGTACAACCCTGCAAATTTGAGGATAGCCAAGTAGACCTCAATTCCAAGCCTTCAGTTGAAATGGAAACTCAAAATGCAACCACTATCCCAGCCTACAACCCAGCTGATGCCAGATTCACCAGTAACTTCCAAGCAAAAGACCAAGCCCTTTTCCCAAGACTCCCCTCCATCTCATCCAAATTGAACTATACCAGCAGTCAAGAAAAAACTCAAGCCATAGTAACCAAATCT ATTACTGAAAACTTAGTCTATGAAAAGCCAGAAGACCCCCTGAATTTTATGCTGTGCCAG
- the TEX55 gene encoding testis-specific expressed protein 55 isoform X2: protein MEEPPQEALAEPLKHESPAAPSSAGHTKGQEEDDQKNQAKRKADNHTAHRIADQTALRVPSQAESSIFSQATNGVAEQNGHSTPGQTGRRASNPADVSDLRADDQVNQTPSEQTEGKASSQANNVQYEQSDGQVSGLTEERTAEQTERRLPSQAERRTSGQIDGRLSMPSDQRGSRQIDHRMSGQAERRTSEQISGRLSTQSNRRASKQTDHRMAGQSERRASQQTDRRMSGEAERRTSEQITHRLSKLSERRPSVQIDSGSSIPSDRSPSVQIDSGSSVPSDQRPSVQIDRRMSGKVRRRSSEKTDYRLAGLADQGTSEQTDLRLYGLVDHKTSVKTHHQVYGQATELAEHQAIDQAHSNADQPPVDNAHYTEPDQIDHLADRQANHKDQLSYYETLGQSEDRTFPQLGNSKEDKEADYRVQPCKFEDSQVDLNSKPSVEMETQNATTIPAYNPADARFTSNFQAKDQALFPRLPSISSKLNYTSSQEKTQAIVTKSDEFSEIEQGKGYRIRNQTYRRFPSIVYEDPYQVSLQYMEKHHILQIFQITENLVYEKPEDPLNFMLCQVQEMMKKRDKM from the exons ATGGAAGAGCCTCCGCAAGAGGCTCTGGCTGAACCCTTGAAACATGAAAGCCCAGCCGCTCCCTCAAGTGCTGGCCATACTAAGGGCCAGGAAGAAGACGACCAGAAGAACCAGGCCAAAAGGAAGGCAGATAACCACACTGCTCACAGAATAGCTGACCAGACTGCCCTAAGAGTGCCTAGCCAGGCTGAATCCAGCATATTTAGCCAAGCTACCAACGGAGTAGCTGAACAAAATGGGCATAGTACACCTGGTCAGACTGGCCGCAGAGCATCCAACCCTGCTGATGTTTCTGACCTTAGAGCAGATGATCAGGTTAACCAAACACCGTCTGAACAGACTGAAGGCAAGGCATCTAGCCAAGCTAATAATGTACAGTATGAACAGAGTGATGGTCAGGTGTCTGGCCTGACGGAGGAAAGAACTGCTGAACAGACTGAACGAAGATTACCTAGCCAGGCTGAGAGAAGAACTTCTGGGCAGATTGATGGTAGACTGTCTATGCCATCTGACCAGAGAGGTTCCAGACAGATTGACCACAGAATGTCAGGCCAGGCTGAGAGAAGAACTTCCGAGCAGATTAGTGGTAGATTATCTACACAGTCTAACCGAAGAGCTTCTAAACAGACCGACCACAGAATGGCAGGCCAGTCTGAGAGAAGAGCTTCCCAGCAGACGGACCGCAGAATGTCTGGCGAGGCTGAGCGAAGAACTTCTGAGCAGATTACACACAGATTATCCAAACTATCTGAGAGAAGACCTTCTGTGCAGATTGACAGTGGGTCATCCATCCCATCTGACCGAAGTCCTTCTGTACAGATTGACAGTGGATCGTCCGTACCATCTGACCAAAGACCTTCCGTACAGATTGACCGCAGAATGTCAGGGAAAGTTAGGAGAAGAAGTTCTGAGAAGACTGACTACAGATTGGCTGGCCTGGCTGACCAAGGAACTTCTGAGCAGACTGACCTCAGATTGTATGGCCTCGTTGACCACAAAACATCTGTAAAGACTCACCACCAAGTGTATGGCCAAGCCACTGAACTAGCTGAACACCAGGCTATTGACCAAGCTCATAGTAATGCTGATCAACCTCCAGTTGACAATGCTCACTACACTGAACCTGACCAGATTGACCACTTAGCAGACAGACAAGCTAATCATAAAGACCAGCTGTCTTACTATGAAACACTTGGCCAGTCTGAAGACAGAACATTTCCCCAGTTAGGCAACAGCAAAGAGGACAAAGAGGCTGACTACAGAGTACAACCCTGCAAATTTGAGGATAGCCAAGTAGACCTCAATTCCAAGCCTTCAGTTGAAATGGAAACTCAAAATGCAACCACTATCCCAGCCTACAACCCAGCTGATGCCAGATTCACCAGTAACTTCCAAGCAAAAGACCAAGCCCTTTTCCCAAGACTCCCCTCCATCTCATCCAAATTGAACTATACCAGCAGTCAAGAAAAAACTCAAGCCATAGTAACCAAATCT GATGAATTTTCAGAAATTGAGCAAGGAAAGGGTTATCGTATACGCAATCAAACTTATAGAAGGTTCCCTTCTATAGTTTATGAAGATCCTTACCAAGTTTCACTCCAATACATGGAAAAACACCACATTCTGCAAATATTCCAG ATTACTGAAAACTTAGTCTATGAAAAGCCAGAAGACCCCCTGAATTTTATGCTGTGCCAG
- the TEX55 gene encoding testis-specific expressed protein 55 isoform X3, which yields MEEPPQEALAEPLKHESPAAPSSAGHTKGQEEDDQKNQAKRKADNHTAHRIADQTALRVPSQAESSIFSQATNGVAEQNGHSTPGQTGRRASNPADVSDLRADDQVNQTPSEQTEGKASSQANNVQYEQSDGQVSGLTEERTAEQTERRLPSQAERRTSGQIDGRLSMPSDQRGSRQIDHRMSGQAERRTSEQISGRLSTQSNRRASKQTDHRMAGQSERRASQQTDRRMSGEAERRTSEQITHRLSKLSERRPSVQIDSGSSIPSDRSPSVQIDSGSSVPSDQRPSVQIDRRMSGKVRRRSSEKTDYRLAGLADQGTSEQTDLRLYGLVDHKTSVKTHHQVYGQATELAEHQAIDQAHSNADQPPVDNAHYTEPDQIDHLADRQANHKDQLSYYETLGQSEDRTFPQLGNSKEDKEADYRVQPCKFEDSQVDLNSKPSVEMETQNATTIPAYNPADARFTSNFQAKDQALFPRLPSISSKLNYTSSQEKTQAIVTKSDEFSEIEQGKGYRIRNQTYRRFPSIVYEDPYQVSLQYMEKHHILQIFQQITENLVYEKPEDPLNFMLCQV from the exons ATGGAAGAGCCTCCGCAAGAGGCTCTGGCTGAACCCTTGAAACATGAAAGCCCAGCCGCTCCCTCAAGTGCTGGCCATACTAAGGGCCAGGAAGAAGACGACCAGAAGAACCAGGCCAAAAGGAAGGCAGATAACCACACTGCTCACAGAATAGCTGACCAGACTGCCCTAAGAGTGCCTAGCCAGGCTGAATCCAGCATATTTAGCCAAGCTACCAACGGAGTAGCTGAACAAAATGGGCATAGTACACCTGGTCAGACTGGCCGCAGAGCATCCAACCCTGCTGATGTTTCTGACCTTAGAGCAGATGATCAGGTTAACCAAACACCGTCTGAACAGACTGAAGGCAAGGCATCTAGCCAAGCTAATAATGTACAGTATGAACAGAGTGATGGTCAGGTGTCTGGCCTGACGGAGGAAAGAACTGCTGAACAGACTGAACGAAGATTACCTAGCCAGGCTGAGAGAAGAACTTCTGGGCAGATTGATGGTAGACTGTCTATGCCATCTGACCAGAGAGGTTCCAGACAGATTGACCACAGAATGTCAGGCCAGGCTGAGAGAAGAACTTCCGAGCAGATTAGTGGTAGATTATCTACACAGTCTAACCGAAGAGCTTCTAAACAGACCGACCACAGAATGGCAGGCCAGTCTGAGAGAAGAGCTTCCCAGCAGACGGACCGCAGAATGTCTGGCGAGGCTGAGCGAAGAACTTCTGAGCAGATTACACACAGATTATCCAAACTATCTGAGAGAAGACCTTCTGTGCAGATTGACAGTGGGTCATCCATCCCATCTGACCGAAGTCCTTCTGTACAGATTGACAGTGGATCGTCCGTACCATCTGACCAAAGACCTTCCGTACAGATTGACCGCAGAATGTCAGGGAAAGTTAGGAGAAGAAGTTCTGAGAAGACTGACTACAGATTGGCTGGCCTGGCTGACCAAGGAACTTCTGAGCAGACTGACCTCAGATTGTATGGCCTCGTTGACCACAAAACATCTGTAAAGACTCACCACCAAGTGTATGGCCAAGCCACTGAACTAGCTGAACACCAGGCTATTGACCAAGCTCATAGTAATGCTGATCAACCTCCAGTTGACAATGCTCACTACACTGAACCTGACCAGATTGACCACTTAGCAGACAGACAAGCTAATCATAAAGACCAGCTGTCTTACTATGAAACACTTGGCCAGTCTGAAGACAGAACATTTCCCCAGTTAGGCAACAGCAAAGAGGACAAAGAGGCTGACTACAGAGTACAACCCTGCAAATTTGAGGATAGCCAAGTAGACCTCAATTCCAAGCCTTCAGTTGAAATGGAAACTCAAAATGCAACCACTATCCCAGCCTACAACCCAGCTGATGCCAGATTCACCAGTAACTTCCAAGCAAAAGACCAAGCCCTTTTCCCAAGACTCCCCTCCATCTCATCCAAATTGAACTATACCAGCAGTCAAGAAAAAACTCAAGCCATAGTAACCAAATCT GATGAATTTTCAGAAATTGAGCAAGGAAAGGGTTATCGTATACGCAATCAAACTTATAGAAGGTTCCCTTCTATAGTTTATGAAGATCCTTACCAAGTTTCACTCCAATACATGGAAAAACACCACATTCTGCAAATATTCCAG CAGATTACTGAAAACTTAGTCTATGAAAAGCCAGAAGACCCCCTGAATTTTATGCTGTGCCAGGTATAG
- the TEX55 gene encoding testis-specific expressed protein 55 isoform X6 gives MEEPPQEALAEPLKHESPAAPSSAGHTKGQEEDDQKNQAKRKADNHTAHRIADQTALRVPSQAESSIFSQATNGVAEQNGHSTPGQTGRRASNPADVSDLRADDQVNQTPSEQTEGKASSQANNVQYEQSDGQVSGLTEERTAEQTERRLPSQAERRTSGQIDGRLSMPSDQRGSRQIDHRMSGQAERRTSEQISGRLSTQSNRRASKQTDHRMAGQSERRASQQTDRRMSGEAERRTSEQITHRLSKLSERRPSVQIDSGSSIPSDRSPSVQIDSGSSVPSDQRPSVQIDRRMSGKVRRRSSEKTDYRLAGLADQGTSEQTDLRLYGLVDHKTSVKTHHQVYGQATELAEHQAIDQAHSNADQPPVDNAHYTEPDQIDHLADRQANHKDQLSYYETLGQSEDRTFPQLGNSKEDKEADYRVQPCKFEDSQVDLNSKPSVEMETQNATTIPAYNPADARFTSNFQAKDQALFPRLPSISSKLNYTSSQEKTQAIVTKSFMKILTKFHSNTWKNTTFCKYSSRLLKT, from the exons ATGGAAGAGCCTCCGCAAGAGGCTCTGGCTGAACCCTTGAAACATGAAAGCCCAGCCGCTCCCTCAAGTGCTGGCCATACTAAGGGCCAGGAAGAAGACGACCAGAAGAACCAGGCCAAAAGGAAGGCAGATAACCACACTGCTCACAGAATAGCTGACCAGACTGCCCTAAGAGTGCCTAGCCAGGCTGAATCCAGCATATTTAGCCAAGCTACCAACGGAGTAGCTGAACAAAATGGGCATAGTACACCTGGTCAGACTGGCCGCAGAGCATCCAACCCTGCTGATGTTTCTGACCTTAGAGCAGATGATCAGGTTAACCAAACACCGTCTGAACAGACTGAAGGCAAGGCATCTAGCCAAGCTAATAATGTACAGTATGAACAGAGTGATGGTCAGGTGTCTGGCCTGACGGAGGAAAGAACTGCTGAACAGACTGAACGAAGATTACCTAGCCAGGCTGAGAGAAGAACTTCTGGGCAGATTGATGGTAGACTGTCTATGCCATCTGACCAGAGAGGTTCCAGACAGATTGACCACAGAATGTCAGGCCAGGCTGAGAGAAGAACTTCCGAGCAGATTAGTGGTAGATTATCTACACAGTCTAACCGAAGAGCTTCTAAACAGACCGACCACAGAATGGCAGGCCAGTCTGAGAGAAGAGCTTCCCAGCAGACGGACCGCAGAATGTCTGGCGAGGCTGAGCGAAGAACTTCTGAGCAGATTACACACAGATTATCCAAACTATCTGAGAGAAGACCTTCTGTGCAGATTGACAGTGGGTCATCCATCCCATCTGACCGAAGTCCTTCTGTACAGATTGACAGTGGATCGTCCGTACCATCTGACCAAAGACCTTCCGTACAGATTGACCGCAGAATGTCAGGGAAAGTTAGGAGAAGAAGTTCTGAGAAGACTGACTACAGATTGGCTGGCCTGGCTGACCAAGGAACTTCTGAGCAGACTGACCTCAGATTGTATGGCCTCGTTGACCACAAAACATCTGTAAAGACTCACCACCAAGTGTATGGCCAAGCCACTGAACTAGCTGAACACCAGGCTATTGACCAAGCTCATAGTAATGCTGATCAACCTCCAGTTGACAATGCTCACTACACTGAACCTGACCAGATTGACCACTTAGCAGACAGACAAGCTAATCATAAAGACCAGCTGTCTTACTATGAAACACTTGGCCAGTCTGAAGACAGAACATTTCCCCAGTTAGGCAACAGCAAAGAGGACAAAGAGGCTGACTACAGAGTACAACCCTGCAAATTTGAGGATAGCCAAGTAGACCTCAATTCCAAGCCTTCAGTTGAAATGGAAACTCAAAATGCAACCACTATCCCAGCCTACAACCCAGCTGATGCCAGATTCACCAGTAACTTCCAAGCAAAAGACCAAGCCCTTTTCCCAAGACTCCCCTCCATCTCATCCAAATTGAACTATACCAGCAGTCAAGAAAAAACTCAAGCCATAGTAACCAAATCT TTTATGAAGATCCTTACCAAGTTTCACTCCAATACATGGAAAAACACCACATTCTGCAAATATTCCAG CAGATTACTGAAAACTTAG
- the TEX55 gene encoding testis-specific expressed protein 55 isoform X1 has protein sequence MEEPPQEALAEPLKHESPAAPSSAGHTKGQEEDDQKNQAKRKADNHTAHRIADQTALRVPSQAESSIFSQATNGVAEQNGHSTPGQTGRRASNPADVSDLRADDQVNQTPSEQTEGKASSQANNVQYEQSDGQVSGLTEERTAEQTERRLPSQAERRTSGQIDGRLSMPSDQRGSRQIDHRMSGQAERRTSEQISGRLSTQSNRRASKQTDHRMAGQSERRASQQTDRRMSGEAERRTSEQITHRLSKLSERRPSVQIDSGSSIPSDRSPSVQIDSGSSVPSDQRPSVQIDRRMSGKVRRRSSEKTDYRLAGLADQGTSEQTDLRLYGLVDHKTSVKTHHQVYGQATELAEHQAIDQAHSNADQPPVDNAHYTEPDQIDHLADRQANHKDQLSYYETLGQSEDRTFPQLGNSKEDKEADYRVQPCKFEDSQVDLNSKPSVEMETQNATTIPAYNPADARFTSNFQAKDQALFPRLPSISSKLNYTSSQEKTQAIVTKSDEFSEIEQGKGYRIRNQTYRRFPSIVYEDPYQVSLQYMEKHHILQIFQQITENLVYEKPEDPLNFMLCQVQEMMKKRDKM, from the exons ATGGAAGAGCCTCCGCAAGAGGCTCTGGCTGAACCCTTGAAACATGAAAGCCCAGCCGCTCCCTCAAGTGCTGGCCATACTAAGGGCCAGGAAGAAGACGACCAGAAGAACCAGGCCAAAAGGAAGGCAGATAACCACACTGCTCACAGAATAGCTGACCAGACTGCCCTAAGAGTGCCTAGCCAGGCTGAATCCAGCATATTTAGCCAAGCTACCAACGGAGTAGCTGAACAAAATGGGCATAGTACACCTGGTCAGACTGGCCGCAGAGCATCCAACCCTGCTGATGTTTCTGACCTTAGAGCAGATGATCAGGTTAACCAAACACCGTCTGAACAGACTGAAGGCAAGGCATCTAGCCAAGCTAATAATGTACAGTATGAACAGAGTGATGGTCAGGTGTCTGGCCTGACGGAGGAAAGAACTGCTGAACAGACTGAACGAAGATTACCTAGCCAGGCTGAGAGAAGAACTTCTGGGCAGATTGATGGTAGACTGTCTATGCCATCTGACCAGAGAGGTTCCAGACAGATTGACCACAGAATGTCAGGCCAGGCTGAGAGAAGAACTTCCGAGCAGATTAGTGGTAGATTATCTACACAGTCTAACCGAAGAGCTTCTAAACAGACCGACCACAGAATGGCAGGCCAGTCTGAGAGAAGAGCTTCCCAGCAGACGGACCGCAGAATGTCTGGCGAGGCTGAGCGAAGAACTTCTGAGCAGATTACACACAGATTATCCAAACTATCTGAGAGAAGACCTTCTGTGCAGATTGACAGTGGGTCATCCATCCCATCTGACCGAAGTCCTTCTGTACAGATTGACAGTGGATCGTCCGTACCATCTGACCAAAGACCTTCCGTACAGATTGACCGCAGAATGTCAGGGAAAGTTAGGAGAAGAAGTTCTGAGAAGACTGACTACAGATTGGCTGGCCTGGCTGACCAAGGAACTTCTGAGCAGACTGACCTCAGATTGTATGGCCTCGTTGACCACAAAACATCTGTAAAGACTCACCACCAAGTGTATGGCCAAGCCACTGAACTAGCTGAACACCAGGCTATTGACCAAGCTCATAGTAATGCTGATCAACCTCCAGTTGACAATGCTCACTACACTGAACCTGACCAGATTGACCACTTAGCAGACAGACAAGCTAATCATAAAGACCAGCTGTCTTACTATGAAACACTTGGCCAGTCTGAAGACAGAACATTTCCCCAGTTAGGCAACAGCAAAGAGGACAAAGAGGCTGACTACAGAGTACAACCCTGCAAATTTGAGGATAGCCAAGTAGACCTCAATTCCAAGCCTTCAGTTGAAATGGAAACTCAAAATGCAACCACTATCCCAGCCTACAACCCAGCTGATGCCAGATTCACCAGTAACTTCCAAGCAAAAGACCAAGCCCTTTTCCCAAGACTCCCCTCCATCTCATCCAAATTGAACTATACCAGCAGTCAAGAAAAAACTCAAGCCATAGTAACCAAATCT GATGAATTTTCAGAAATTGAGCAAGGAAAGGGTTATCGTATACGCAATCAAACTTATAGAAGGTTCCCTTCTATAGTTTATGAAGATCCTTACCAAGTTTCACTCCAATACATGGAAAAACACCACATTCTGCAAATATTCCAG CAGATTACTGAAAACTTAGTCTATGAAAAGCCAGAAGACCCCCTGAATTTTATGCTGTGCCAG
- the TEX55 gene encoding testis-specific expressed protein 55 isoform X4: MEEPPQEALAEPLKHESPAAPSSAGHTKGQEEDDQKNQAKRKADNHTAHRIADQTALRVPSQAESSIFSQATNGVAEQNGHSTPGQTGRRASNPADVSDLRADDQVNQTPSEQTEGKASSQANNVQYEQSDGQVSGLTEERTAEQTERRLPSQAERRTSGQIDGRLSMPSDQRGSRQIDHRMSGQAERRTSEQISGRLSTQSNRRASKQTDHRMAGQSERRASQQTDRRMSGEAERRTSEQITHRLSKLSERRPSVQIDSGSSIPSDRSPSVQIDSGSSVPSDQRPSVQIDRRMSGKVRRRSSEKTDYRLAGLADQGTSEQTDLRLYGLVDHKTSVKTHHQVYGQATELAEHQAIDQAHSNADQPPVDNAHYTEPDQIDHLADRQANHKDQLSYYETLGQSEDRTFPQLGNSKEDKEADYRVQPCKFEDSQVDLNSKPSVEMETQNATTIPAYNPADARFTSNFQAKDQALFPRLPSISSKLNYTSSQEKTQAIVTKSQITENLVYEKPEDPLNFMLCQVQEMMKKRDKM; encoded by the exons ATGGAAGAGCCTCCGCAAGAGGCTCTGGCTGAACCCTTGAAACATGAAAGCCCAGCCGCTCCCTCAAGTGCTGGCCATACTAAGGGCCAGGAAGAAGACGACCAGAAGAACCAGGCCAAAAGGAAGGCAGATAACCACACTGCTCACAGAATAGCTGACCAGACTGCCCTAAGAGTGCCTAGCCAGGCTGAATCCAGCATATTTAGCCAAGCTACCAACGGAGTAGCTGAACAAAATGGGCATAGTACACCTGGTCAGACTGGCCGCAGAGCATCCAACCCTGCTGATGTTTCTGACCTTAGAGCAGATGATCAGGTTAACCAAACACCGTCTGAACAGACTGAAGGCAAGGCATCTAGCCAAGCTAATAATGTACAGTATGAACAGAGTGATGGTCAGGTGTCTGGCCTGACGGAGGAAAGAACTGCTGAACAGACTGAACGAAGATTACCTAGCCAGGCTGAGAGAAGAACTTCTGGGCAGATTGATGGTAGACTGTCTATGCCATCTGACCAGAGAGGTTCCAGACAGATTGACCACAGAATGTCAGGCCAGGCTGAGAGAAGAACTTCCGAGCAGATTAGTGGTAGATTATCTACACAGTCTAACCGAAGAGCTTCTAAACAGACCGACCACAGAATGGCAGGCCAGTCTGAGAGAAGAGCTTCCCAGCAGACGGACCGCAGAATGTCTGGCGAGGCTGAGCGAAGAACTTCTGAGCAGATTACACACAGATTATCCAAACTATCTGAGAGAAGACCTTCTGTGCAGATTGACAGTGGGTCATCCATCCCATCTGACCGAAGTCCTTCTGTACAGATTGACAGTGGATCGTCCGTACCATCTGACCAAAGACCTTCCGTACAGATTGACCGCAGAATGTCAGGGAAAGTTAGGAGAAGAAGTTCTGAGAAGACTGACTACAGATTGGCTGGCCTGGCTGACCAAGGAACTTCTGAGCAGACTGACCTCAGATTGTATGGCCTCGTTGACCACAAAACATCTGTAAAGACTCACCACCAAGTGTATGGCCAAGCCACTGAACTAGCTGAACACCAGGCTATTGACCAAGCTCATAGTAATGCTGATCAACCTCCAGTTGACAATGCTCACTACACTGAACCTGACCAGATTGACCACTTAGCAGACAGACAAGCTAATCATAAAGACCAGCTGTCTTACTATGAAACACTTGGCCAGTCTGAAGACAGAACATTTCCCCAGTTAGGCAACAGCAAAGAGGACAAAGAGGCTGACTACAGAGTACAACCCTGCAAATTTGAGGATAGCCAAGTAGACCTCAATTCCAAGCCTTCAGTTGAAATGGAAACTCAAAATGCAACCACTATCCCAGCCTACAACCCAGCTGATGCCAGATTCACCAGTAACTTCCAAGCAAAAGACCAAGCCCTTTTCCCAAGACTCCCCTCCATCTCATCCAAATTGAACTATACCAGCAGTCAAGAAAAAACTCAAGCCATAGTAACCAAATCT CAGATTACTGAAAACTTAGTCTATGAAAAGCCAGAAGACCCCCTGAATTTTATGCTGTGCCAG